One window of Campylobacter sp. MIT 99-7217 genomic DNA carries:
- a CDS encoding peptidase U32 family protein: MIIPQVVAPAGNFTKFKIALAYGADAVYAGVNHFSLRSRTAKEFDYQSFEEAIDYAHTLGKKVFVTINGFHLNAQLDGLKRHINTLKAMKPDAFIIASVGAMSLAQELAPEIPLHVSTQANILNYLDAQVYEKMGAKRVVIARELGLKDAKIIKENTNLELEAFVHGSMCFAYSGRCLISSVQSGRMSNRGSCANDCRFSYELYAKSPENGVLFRLEEDENGTHIFNAKDLNLSSHIQKIMQENCIHAFKIEGRTKSEYYVALTTRTYKMAIEDVLKDKFDAQKYLKETATLTNRGFTDGYLISRAYEKFDTQNLQASTESGTHQVQAFIEDGEFFKCKGLVKPSIAYEILTPLGTKITPFENELGVVYENEGKFFIEFKKLVSKNNKEFSEIHSGNEHEIKIPCELPKFSFLRKEMA; encoded by the coding sequence GTGATTATCCCTCAAGTCGTAGCTCCTGCAGGAAATTTTACGAAATTTAAAATCGCCTTGGCATACGGTGCTGATGCAGTTTATGCTGGGGTGAACCATTTTTCTTTGCGTTCAAGGACAGCAAAGGAGTTTGATTATCAAAGTTTTGAGGAGGCTATTGATTATGCTCATACCTTAGGTAAGAAGGTTTTTGTTACGATTAATGGTTTTCATCTTAATGCTCAGCTTGATGGTTTAAAAAGGCATATCAATACTCTTAAGGCAATGAAGCCTGATGCTTTTATCATCGCTTCTGTTGGAGCTATGAGCTTGGCTCAAGAGCTTGCACCTGAAATTCCTTTACATGTTTCAACTCAGGCAAATATATTAAATTATTTAGATGCACAAGTTTATGAAAAAATGGGTGCTAAGAGAGTGGTTATTGCTCGTGAGCTTGGGCTAAAGGACGCGAAAATAATCAAAGAAAACACGAATTTAGAGCTTGAAGCCTTTGTTCATGGTTCGATGTGTTTTGCGTATTCTGGGCGTTGTTTGATAAGCTCAGTTCAAAGTGGCAGAATGAGTAATCGCGGCTCGTGTGCAAATGATTGTCGTTTTTCTTATGAGCTTTATGCTAAAAGTCCTGAAAATGGCGTTTTATTTCGCTTGGAAGAAGATGAAAATGGAACGCATATTTTTAATGCTAAGGATCTTAATCTTAGCTCTCATATCCAAAAAATTATGCAAGAAAATTGTATCCACGCTTTTAAGATAGAGGGTAGAACAAAAAGTGAGTATTATGTCGCACTTACTACAAGAACTTATAAAATGGCTATCGAAGATGTTTTGAAAGATAAATTTGATGCACAAAAATATCTAAAAGAAACAGCAACCTTAACAAATAGAGGTTTTACTGATGGATACTTGATTTCTAGAGCCTATGAGAAATTTGATACACAAAATTTACAAGCAAGCACGGAAAGTGGGACACATCAAGTGCAAGCTTTCATTGAAGATGGCGAATTTTTTAAGTGCAAGGGTTTGGTTAAGCCAAGTATAGCTTATGAAATTCTTACTCCACTAGGAACTAAGATCACACCTTTTGAAAATGAACTTGGGGTAGTGTATGAAAATGAGGGTAAATTTTTCATTGAGTTTAAGAAGTTGGTGAGCAAAAATAATAAAGAATTTAGTGAGATTCACAGCGGCAATGAACATGAGATCAAAATACCCTGTGAGTTACCTAAATTTAGTTTTTTGCGGAAAGAGATGGCATGA
- a CDS encoding protein phosphatase CheZ, with product MTQEELDALMTTDSDMENLDKSLASDVANSAKSEENFQINPGVNWPPPPPNKEHKVVHQLDDVTRDSEEKATEMMDKLEIMNNYFGTSEALSREFERIVDRNIDIFSKLSERFPEVQTFKEALGNNSEAKTKLNEMQNNLQNGQDTIMMAMDAMQYQDIHRQKIERVINVMRALSRYMSSLFEGKIDDKNRVSSAVHIEGDSTTEVVSNDDIEALIASLGKK from the coding sequence ATGACTCAAGAAGAGCTTGATGCTTTAATGACTACTGATTCTGACATGGAGAATTTAGATAAGAGCTTAGCAAGCGATGTAGCAAATTCTGCCAAATCAGAAGAAAATTTTCAGATTAATCCCGGCGTAAATTGGCCACCTCCACCACCTAATAAAGAACATAAAGTTGTTCATCAACTTGATGATGTTACAAGAGATAGCGAAGAAAAAGCTACCGAGATGATGGATAAGCTTGAGATTATGAATAATTATTTTGGTACTTCTGAGGCTTTATCAAGGGAATTTGAAAGGATAGTGGATAGAAATATTGATATTTTTTCTAAACTTAGTGAAAGATTTCCAGAGGTTCAAACCTTTAAAGAGGCTTTGGGAAACAATAGTGAGGCAAAAACAAAGCTTAATGAAATGCAAAATAACCTACAAAACGGTCAAGATACTATCATGATGGCAATGGATGCGATGCAGTATCAAGATATACACCGCCAAAAAATAGAGCGTGTTATTAATGTCATGCGTGCTTTAAGTCGTTATATGAGTTCTTTATTTGAGGGCAAAATTGATGATAAAAATAGGGTAAGTTCAGCTGTCCACATAGAAGGAGATAGTACGACAGAGGTTGTAAGTAATGATGACATAGAAGCTTTGATTGCGAGTTTAGGGAAGAAGTAG